AAGCATTACAAAgcaaagaattttaaaacaaatactaaAAATCTACTCTTCTTCATCGTCTATGATAATGTCAAATGCATTCCGACTAAAGTCTATGTCATCCTCGTCACGCGTGTACTCCTCTTCTTTGTCATCGTCATTTTCGACTCGCACGTTGATGAAGCTATCCTTTAATAAATCTGGCGCATTGATTATGTCGGTTATGGGCTGAGTAATTACACTATTGCTTTCTGGCAGCGGTGATAGATCTTGAAAAGGGTCAAGGGATTCAAGTGAAGTGGATCCCATGCGAACTGCGTCGTAAATTCCAGATGCTTTCCACCCATTCAAAACGACTTCACGGCCATCTGCCGAAGTGATATGGTTATAAAACTGGAGGAGCCAACTTGCATGAAGAGGCTTGATGGTGGTCAGCTTTAATTGAATATTTATATCTTCGATCTTTTTGTTAAGGGATAGCTCTTTCTCGATCTGTTTTGAATACCATTCAGTGAACAAATTTCTCATGAATTGCTTGCAATGATTATTCACAGTAAGATCCAAGGGCTGGAATATATGTGTCATGTTACTTGGAACCAAAACCAGGAAGATGTTGTTCTTCTTCAGCAATTCGGTAACTTCCTCAGTAATTTGTCCTCGAAAGACATCGAATATTAGAAGAGCAGCTTGCTTTGGGTTATTTAACTTCTTCCTCTGGTCTTCAACGTGCTTTAGAACGATctctttgatgactttgatggATTCTTGTGTATTGCTGTAGTGTTTGGGATTAACGCTTAGTGAGAACGATTCGGGGAATTCAAACTTTGGGAGGCTTTGATTTGTTTTCCCCCCATATATCAGTTGCATTGGCAGAAAAGAACCATCAAGCGTAATAATAAAGGTACCAGTAAGGCATCTTTTGTCGGAAGATCCAACGATAGGGACGGACGATGAACCCTTTTTCGCCATGGTGTGATTCATTCTTGGAACAAACTTAAGAGGTGTCTGGTCCAGATTCATAACAAGTTGGTGAGGGATGCTGTGTTGTTCGATGGTCGAAACAATATCGTGAAGAAATAGTAATTCGCACTCCTTTTTGGCTCCTTCAGTGATTTCAACTTTGGAGGTCGTTTTCATTCTTTTCTTGAAACCCATTCTCTTGAAGAGGCTTTTTGCCCAACTGTTATCAATTTTAATATGCCCCAACTCAAATTGAGGGTTTCGTGATATTAGAGCTTTCGCTGCAGCGGTTGCAACTGTTCTTGAAACAACACCTCCTCGATTTCTCAGTGCAATTAAAAATCTTTGTACCATCTCATCTAGACTGCCAAGGAACAGAGGTCTACCGCGTTTCAAAGGAACAAATTTGGTTACCACGCTACGTTTTTCTCGGGTTGAATCTTTCAGCTCTTTTTTGTAAAGATTGCCAAATCTTCGAGCTGTACTCTCACTTAACGGCCTGTCTTTGGTTTGAAACTTTGTGATTGCAGCCGCACCACCATGAATCGCAACATATTTTCCGATatcaaatctttctttttctgacCAACGGTTGTATGATTTTTTGCCACTGGATTTAACATTTTCAGTCGCGTCTGTAACAGCTTCGTAGTCTAACGAACCAAGGGATGATTCTTGCTGGAAGTCAGTTGGTTGTGGGCCTAAAATGAATAAAACGAACCACTATGTAATTGCGAATTttgaccaaaaattaaaaattttcaaacaaagaaagaaacttcTTCGCAGGTaggtataacaaaaaaaaacatcaaagagAAATACTTACTTTGTTCCCTAGAACTGTTTGAAGGTGTTTCGTCTGAAGTTTTTTCCTTTTCAGCGGCCCTTTGTTGAGCTTCTTTCTCTTGTAATTTAGCTAACTTCCTGATGTAAGACATTTTGAAAGCCGGGAGATAAAAAAGGAAACGTAAGTTATCTGTATCCTGTATATTTACTCGAACATAAACATTCCATTCACTTGGCCtatatttacactaaaaatcgaacaaaaacattctttttttcttggcTAAGGCCCGTTTAGACTACCcaatcgaacaaaaacattctttttttcttcgctAAGGCCCGTTTAGACTAACcaatcgaacaaaaacattctatTTAATTGGGAAAGTTCGGTCTACACTGACAAATAGAACAAAAACGTTCTATTTTCATGCTAGgcaattaaaaaatcgatcgattgacatttttgtttttcatcagaGCTAGAAAAGAAAAGACGTCCATATGGCTTACAACAAGACGTTCGAGTTTACAGCTGCTGTCAGAGGATTCCATTATTATAAAACTTATTGGAAACCTGAGGAAAATCAATCACTGGACTGCTTTCATGAGAACAACAATGTTTTCGATAGATTTGCAATCAAAGTTTGTGAATTCGGAAATGACAAACCAGTTGGCCATTTACCCAAAGAAATCTCAAGGGTTACAAAATTTCTTCTGGACAGAGGAGCGTCTATGAAATCCACGTTGACAAGTGTACACTATCGAAGATCACCTCTCGTTCAAGGAGGCTTGGAGATCCCCTGTAAAATAACTGTTACTTTACCAGGGACAGTAAACAATCTTTTGGTTCTTGCAAGATACCAACAACTTGTAG
This DNA window, taken from Hydractinia symbiolongicarpus strain clone_291-10 chromosome 15, HSymV2.1, whole genome shotgun sequence, encodes the following:
- the LOC130629303 gene encoding uncharacterized protein LOC130629303, giving the protein MSYIRKLAKLQEKEAQQRAAEKEKTSDETPSNSSREQSPQPTDFQQESSLGSLDYEAVTDATENVKSSGKKSYNRWSEKERFDIGKYVAIHGGAAAITKFQTKDRPLSESTARRFGNLYKKELKDSTREKRSVVTKFVPLKRGRPLFLGSLDEMVQRFLIALRNRGGVVSRTVATAAAKALISRNPQFELGHIKIDNSWAKSLFKRMGFKKRMKTTSKVEITEGAKKECELLFLHDIVSTIEQHSIPHQLVMNLDQTPLKFVPRMNHTMAKKGSSSVPIVGSSDKRCLTGTFIITLDGSFLPMQLIYGGKTNQSLPKFEFPESFSLSVNPKHYSNTQESIKVIKEIVLKHVEDQRKKLNNPKQAALLIFDVFRGQITEEVTELLKKNNIFLVLVPSNMTHIFQPLDLTVNNHCKQFMRNLFTEWYSKQIEKELSLNKKIEDINIQLKLTTIKPLHASWLLQFYNHITSADGREVVLNGWKASGIYDAVRMGSTSLESLDPFQDLSPLPESNSVITQPITDIINAPDLLKDSFINVRVENDDDKEEEYTRDEDDIDFSRNAFDIIIDDEEE